In the Pseudomonas orientalis genome, one interval contains:
- a CDS encoding MFS transporter, translating into MNQPSVGTTLDVQSFINAQPLSRYQWRVVILCFLIVFLDGLDTAAMGFIAPALSQDWGIDRASLGPVMSAALIGMVFGALGSGPLADRFGRKGVLVGAVLVFGAFSLASAYSTNVDQLLVLRFLTGLGLGAGMPNATTLLSEYTPERHKSLLVTSMFCGFNLGMAGGGFISAKLIPAFGWHSLLLIGGVLPLILAAVLLVWLPESARYLVVRNRGTDKVRKTLSPIEPGIVAQASGFSVPEQQTVKARNVFAVIFSGTYSAGTLLLWLTYFMGLVIVYLLTSWLPTLMRDSGASMEQAAFIGALFQFGGVLSAVGVGWAMDRFNPHKVIGTFYLLAGVFAYAVGQSLGNITLLATLVLIAGMCVNGAQSAMPSLAARFYPTQGRATGVSWMLGIGRFGAILGAWMGATLLGLGWNFEQVLTALVIPAALATAAVVIKGMVSHADAT; encoded by the coding sequence ATGAATCAGCCCTCTGTCGGTACTACCCTGGACGTGCAGTCCTTCATCAATGCCCAGCCCTTGTCACGCTATCAATGGCGTGTGGTGATCCTGTGTTTCCTGATTGTCTTCCTTGACGGCCTCGATACCGCCGCCATGGGTTTTATCGCGCCTGCACTGTCCCAGGACTGGGGCATCGACCGCGCCAGCCTCGGCCCGGTGATGAGCGCCGCGCTGATCGGCATGGTGTTCGGCGCGCTGGGCTCCGGCCCGCTGGCCGACCGCTTCGGGCGCAAAGGGGTGCTGGTGGGCGCGGTGCTGGTGTTCGGCGCCTTCAGCCTGGCTTCGGCCTACAGCACCAATGTCGACCAACTGCTGGTGCTGCGCTTCCTGACGGGCCTGGGCCTGGGCGCCGGCATGCCCAATGCCACCACGCTGCTGTCGGAATACACCCCCGAGCGGCACAAGTCGCTGCTGGTGACCAGCATGTTCTGCGGCTTCAACCTGGGCATGGCCGGTGGCGGGTTTATCTCGGCCAAGTTGATCCCGGCGTTCGGCTGGCACAGCCTGTTGCTGATCGGTGGCGTCCTGCCGTTGATCCTGGCCGCGGTGCTGCTGGTGTGGTTGCCGGAATCGGCGCGTTATCTGGTGGTGCGCAACCGTGGCACCGACAAGGTACGCAAGACCCTGTCACCGATTGAGCCAGGCATTGTCGCCCAGGCCAGTGGCTTCAGCGTGCCGGAGCAACAGACCGTCAAGGCGCGCAACGTGTTCGCGGTGATTTTTTCCGGCACTTACAGCGCCGGCACCCTGTTGCTGTGGCTCACCTATTTCATGGGCCTGGTGATCGTTTACCTGCTCACCAGTTGGCTGCCCACCCTGATGCGCGACAGCGGCGCCAGCATGGAGCAGGCCGCCTTTATCGGTGCCTTGTTCCAGTTTGGCGGCGTTCTGAGCGCAGTCGGTGTGGGCTGGGCGATGGACCGGTTCAATCCGCACAAGGTGATTGGCACCTTCTACCTGCTGGCGGGGGTATTTGCCTACGCGGTCGGGCAAAGCCTGGGCAATATCACGCTGTTGGCGACCCTGGTGCTGATTGCCGGGATGTGCGTCAACGGTGCGCAGTCGGCCATGCCCTCGCTGGCTGCACGCTTCTACCCCACCCAGGGCCGCGCCACCGGTGTGTCGTGGATGCTCGGCATTGGCCGTTTCGGTGCAATTCTCGGTGCGTGGATGGGCGCGACCTTGCTGGGCCTGGGCTGGAACTTCGAGCAGGTGCTGACGGCGCTGGTGATTCCGGCGGCGTTGGCTACGGCAGCGGTGGTCATCAAAGGCATGGTCAGCCACGCCGACGCGACCTGA
- a CDS encoding CoA transferase subunit A produces the protein MAEILTLRDAVKRFVSDGDTVALEGFTHLIPTAAGHEIIRQGKKDLTLVRMTPDLIYDQLIGAGCARKLIFSWGGNPGVGSLHRLRDAVEKQWPQPLEIEEHSHADLANAYVAGASGLPFAVLRAYAGSDLPKVNPLIKTVTCPFTNEVLAAVPSVRPDVTVIHAQKADRKGNVLLWGILGVQKEAALAAKRCIVTVEEIVDDLNAPMNSCVLPTWALTAVCHVPGGAHPSYAHGYNERDNRFYQAWDPIARDRGTFTAWIDEFIHGTADFSEFQAKLAAAQEAR, from the coding sequence ATGGCTGAAATTCTCACCCTGCGTGATGCGGTCAAGCGCTTCGTGAGCGACGGCGATACCGTCGCTCTCGAAGGCTTCACTCACCTGATCCCCACGGCCGCAGGTCATGAAATCATTCGTCAGGGCAAGAAAGACTTGACGCTGGTGCGTATGACGCCTGACCTGATCTACGACCAGTTGATCGGTGCCGGCTGTGCACGCAAGCTGATTTTTTCCTGGGGCGGCAACCCGGGCGTGGGTTCCCTGCATCGTCTGCGCGACGCGGTGGAAAAGCAGTGGCCGCAGCCGCTGGAGATCGAAGAACACAGCCATGCCGACCTGGCCAACGCCTACGTCGCCGGCGCCTCCGGTCTGCCGTTTGCGGTGCTGCGGGCCTACGCCGGTTCCGACTTGCCCAAGGTCAACCCGCTGATTAAGACCGTCACGTGCCCCTTCACGAACGAGGTGCTGGCGGCCGTGCCGTCGGTACGCCCGGATGTGACAGTGATCCATGCGCAGAAGGCCGACCGCAAGGGCAACGTGCTGCTGTGGGGCATTCTCGGGGTGCAGAAGGAGGCGGCCCTGGCGGCCAAGCGCTGCATCGTGACCGTGGAGGAAATCGTCGATGACCTGAACGCACCGATGAACAGCTGCGTGCTACCGACCTGGGCCCTGACCGCCGTGTGCCATGTGCCCGGCGGCGCGCACCCGTCCTACGCCCACGGCTACAACGAGCGGGACAACCGTTTCTACCAGGCGTGGGACCCGATTGCCCGCGACCGTGGGACCTTTACCGCCTGGATCGACGAATTCATCCACGGCACTGCTGATTTCAGCGAGTTCCAGGCCAAGCTGGCCGCCGCGCAGGAGGCCAGGTAA
- a CDS encoding CoA-transferase subunit beta — protein sequence MTYSTNEMMTVAAARRLKNGSVCFVGIGLPSKAANLARLTSSPDVVLIYESGPIGAKPSVLPLSIGDGELAETADTVVPTGEIFRYWLQGGRIDVGFLGAAQVDRFGNINTTVVGDYHQPKVRLPGAGGAPEIAGSAKSVLIILKQSSRSFVDKLDFITSVGHGEGGDSRKRLGLPGAGPVGIITDLCIMEPEEGTHEFVVTALHPGVSREQVIAATGWAIRFADQVEVTAEPTEVELNALRDLEARTAAAHGQAPGEA from the coding sequence ATGACCTACTCGACTAATGAAATGATGACCGTCGCGGCCGCGCGCCGCCTCAAGAACGGCTCGGTGTGCTTCGTCGGCATCGGCCTGCCGTCCAAGGCGGCCAACCTGGCGCGCCTGACCTCCTCGCCCGACGTGGTGCTGATCTACGAGTCCGGCCCGATTGGCGCCAAGCCATCGGTGCTGCCGCTGTCCATCGGTGACGGTGAGCTGGCGGAAACCGCCGATACCGTGGTGCCCACCGGTGAGATCTTTCGCTATTGGCTGCAGGGCGGGCGTATCGACGTGGGTTTTCTCGGCGCGGCCCAGGTTGACCGTTTCGGCAATATCAACACCACGGTAGTTGGTGATTATCACCAGCCCAAGGTGCGTTTGCCGGGTGCCGGCGGCGCGCCGGAGATCGCAGGTTCCGCCAAAAGCGTGTTGATCATCCTCAAGCAGTCATCCCGCTCGTTTGTCGACAAACTGGACTTCATCACCTCGGTCGGCCACGGCGAAGGCGGGGATTCGCGCAAACGCCTGGGGCTGCCGGGCGCCGGCCCGGTCGGCATCATTACCGACCTGTGCATCATGGAGCCGGAAGAGGGCACCCATGAGTTCGTGGTCACCGCATTGCACCCTGGGGTGAGCCGCGAGCAAGTGATAGCGGCGACCGGCTGGGCCATTCGTTTTGCCGACCAGGTCGAGGTGACCGCCGAACCGACTGAGGTTGAGTTGAACGCCCTGCGTGACCTCGAAGCACGTACCGCAGCTGCCCACGGCCAAGCACCGGGAGAAGCCTGA
- the pcaF gene encoding 3-oxoadipyl-CoA thiolase — protein sequence MMREVFICDAIRTPIGRFGGGLSTVRADDLAALPIKALIERNPRVDWTAVDEVFLGCANQAGEDNRNVARMALLLAGLPESIPGVTLNRLCASGMDAIGTAFRAIASGEMELAIAGGVESMSRAPFVMGKADAAFSRNMKLEDTTIGWRFINPLMKAQYGVDAMPQTADNVADDYKVSRADQDAFALRSQQRTAAAQAAGFFAEEIVPVRVAHKKGETLVEHDEHPRDTTLDALAKLKPVNGPDKTVTAGNASGVNDGAAALILASADAVKKHGLTARARVLGMASAGVAPRVMGIGPVPAVRKLVERLGLAVTDFDVIELNEAFASQGLAVLRELGIADDAPQVNPNGGAIALGHPLGMSGARLVLTALHQLEKTGGRKGLATMCVGVGQGLALAIERV from the coding sequence CTGATGCGCGAGGTCTTTATCTGTGACGCCATCCGCACCCCCATCGGCCGCTTCGGTGGTGGCTTGTCCACGGTGCGCGCCGATGACCTGGCGGCCTTGCCGATCAAGGCGCTGATCGAGCGCAACCCAAGGGTAGACTGGACCGCGGTGGATGAAGTGTTCCTCGGCTGTGCCAACCAGGCCGGCGAAGATAACCGCAACGTGGCACGCATGGCGCTGCTGCTGGCCGGCCTGCCGGAGAGTATTCCCGGCGTGACCCTCAACCGTTTGTGCGCTTCGGGCATGGACGCCATCGGCACTGCCTTTCGTGCGATTGCCAGCGGTGAAATGGAGCTGGCAATTGCCGGCGGCGTCGAGTCGATGTCCCGTGCGCCGTTCGTGATGGGCAAGGCCGACGCCGCGTTTTCGCGCAACATGAAGCTGGAAGACACCACCATTGGCTGGCGCTTCATCAACCCGTTGATGAAAGCCCAATACGGCGTGGATGCGATGCCGCAGACCGCCGATAACGTTGCCGACGACTACAAGGTGTCCCGCGCCGACCAGGACGCGTTCGCCCTGCGCAGCCAGCAACGTACGGCTGCCGCACAGGCCGCCGGATTCTTTGCCGAAGAGATTGTGCCGGTGCGGGTCGCCCATAAGAAAGGCGAAACCCTAGTGGAGCATGATGAGCATCCACGGGACACGACCCTGGACGCCCTGGCCAAACTCAAGCCGGTCAACGGGCCGGACAAGACCGTCACCGCCGGCAATGCGTCGGGTGTGAATGATGGCGCCGCCGCGCTGATTCTGGCCTCGGCCGACGCGGTGAAAAAACACGGACTCACCGCCCGCGCCCGCGTATTGGGCATGGCCAGTGCCGGTGTGGCCCCGCGCGTGATGGGGATCGGCCCGGTGCCGGCGGTGCGCAAGCTGGTGGAACGCCTCGGTCTGGCGGTCACCGACTTCGACGTCATCGAACTCAACGAAGCCTTCGCCAGCCAGGGCCTGGCCGTGCTGCGCGAACTGGGTATCGCCGACGATGCGCCGCAGGTCAACCCCAACGGCGGCGCTATCGCCCTGGGCCATCCCCTGGGCATGAGCGGTGCGCGGTTGGTACTGACAGCCCTGCACCAGCTGGAAAAAACCGGTGGCCGCAAAGGCCTGGCGACCATGTGCGTGGGCGTTGGCCAAGGCCTGGCCCTGGCGATTGAACGCGTCTGA
- the pcaH gene encoding protocatechuate 3,4-dioxygenase subunit beta has protein sequence MNDKPGYRRPQAGTQPDYLHPAYQSTNLRSPSQPLVFLPHSLSEITGPTIGAERISEKDNDLTAQHEGEPQGERIIIHGRVLDENGLPVPGILVEIWQANAAGRYNHKRDLHDAPLDPNFTGTGRTVTDAEGWYQFQTIKPGAYPWGNHHNAWRPAHIHFSLFGPSVLTRLVTQMYFPGDPLLEYDPIYNCVPDTRAKQRLIASFDLEKTIPSYALGYRWDIVLRGRDATPMEK, from the coding sequence ATGAATGACAAGCCCGGTTACCGGCGCCCGCAAGCGGGCACGCAACCTGATTACCTGCACCCGGCCTACCAGTCGACGAACTTGCGCTCGCCGTCCCAGCCGTTGGTGTTCCTGCCCCATTCGTTGTCGGAAATTACCGGCCCGACTATCGGCGCCGAACGGATCAGCGAGAAAGACAACGACCTCACCGCCCAGCATGAAGGCGAGCCCCAGGGCGAACGCATCATCATTCACGGGCGTGTGCTGGATGAAAACGGCCTGCCGGTGCCGGGCATTCTCGTGGAGATCTGGCAGGCCAACGCCGCCGGTCGCTACAACCACAAGCGCGACCTGCACGATGCGCCGCTGGACCCGAACTTCACCGGCACCGGGCGCACCGTCACCGACGCCGAGGGCTGGTACCAGTTCCAGACCATCAAGCCCGGCGCCTACCCGTGGGGCAACCACCACAACGCGTGGCGTCCGGCGCATATCCATTTTTCGCTGTTCGGGCCCAGCGTACTGACGCGGCTGGTGACGCAAATGTACTTCCCCGGCGACCCGCTGCTCGAATACGACCCGATCTACAACTGCGTGCCGGACACCCGCGCCAAGCAACGCCTGATCGCCAGCTTCGATCTGGAAAAAACCATTCCTTCCTATGCCCTCGGCTACCGCTGGGACATCGTCCTGCGCGGCCGCGACGCCACGCCGATGGAGAAATGA
- the pcaG gene encoding protocatechuate 3,4-dioxygenase subunit alpha, with the protein MSLYATTSHTVGPYYHIGLTWLNREDLTVAATLGERVAISGQVVDGNGDVVNDAMLEVWQANAAGKYDHPEDEQDKALDPNFEGFGRVPVDAEGRFRFTTIKPGSVPGLQGTTQAPHLVVLVFARGLVKHLLTRIYFDGEALNGDDPLLACVPAQRRSTLIAKADAAGVYQWDVVLQGTDRETVFFDY; encoded by the coding sequence ATGAGCCTTTATGCAACCACGTCCCACACCGTCGGGCCGTACTACCACATTGGCCTGACCTGGCTGAACCGCGAAGACCTGACCGTCGCCGCCACCCTGGGCGAGCGGGTGGCAATCAGCGGGCAGGTGGTGGATGGCAACGGTGATGTGGTCAACGACGCCATGCTTGAAGTCTGGCAGGCCAATGCCGCCGGCAAGTACGACCATCCGGAAGACGAGCAGGACAAAGCGCTGGATCCCAACTTCGAAGGCTTTGGCCGCGTGCCGGTGGATGCCGAGGGGCGGTTTCGCTTTACCACCATCAAGCCGGGCAGTGTGCCCGGGCTTCAAGGCACCACCCAGGCGCCGCACCTGGTGGTGCTGGTGTTTGCGCGTGGGTTGGTGAAGCACTTGCTGACGCGGATCTATTTTGACGGTGAGGCATTGAATGGGGATGACCCATTGCTGGCGTGTGTGCCGGCGCAGCGTCGTAGCACGCTGATTGCCAAGGCGGATGCGGCTGGGGTTTATCAGTGGGATGTGGTTTTGCAGGGGACAGACAGGGAAACGGTGTTTTTCGATTATTGA
- a CDS encoding MFS family transporter has translation MTTKTSHYTGEERSKRIFAIVGASSGNLVEWFDFYVYAFCAIYFAPAFFPSDDPTVQLLNTAGVFAAGFLMRPIGGWLFGRVADKHGRKNSMMISVLMMCAGSLVIAFLPTYKDIGAWAPALLLVARLFQGLSVGGEYGTTATYMSEVALKGQRGFFASFQYVTLIGGQLLAVLVVVILQQILTEEELRAWGWRIPFVIGAIAAVISLLLRRTLKETTSKEMREDKDAGSIVALFRDHGKAFITVLGYTAGGSLIFYTFTTYMQKYLVNTVGMHAKTASYIMTGALFLYMCMQPLFGMLADKIGRRNSMLWFAGLGTLFTVPILLTLKTVTSPFLAFVLITLALAIVSFYTSISGLVKAEMFPPQVRALGVGLAYAVANAVFGGSAEVVALSLKSIGMENTFYWYVTAMMAVAFLFSLRLPKQAAYLHHDL, from the coding sequence ATGACAACAAAAACCAGTCACTACACCGGAGAAGAACGCAGCAAACGGATTTTTGCGATTGTCGGTGCGTCCTCCGGCAACCTGGTCGAATGGTTCGACTTCTATGTCTATGCCTTCTGTGCCATTTACTTTGCCCCGGCGTTTTTTCCCTCGGACGACCCCACGGTGCAGTTGCTCAACACCGCCGGCGTGTTCGCCGCCGGGTTCCTGATGCGCCCGATCGGCGGCTGGCTGTTTGGCCGGGTGGCCGACAAACATGGCCGCAAGAATTCCATGATGATCTCGGTGCTGATGATGTGCGCCGGTTCCCTGGTCATCGCCTTCCTGCCGACCTACAAGGATATCGGCGCCTGGGCCCCGGCGCTGCTGCTGGTGGCGCGGCTGTTCCAGGGGTTGTCGGTGGGGGGCGAATACGGCACCACGGCCACTTACATGAGCGAAGTGGCGCTCAAGGGCCAGCGCGGTTTCTTCGCCTCGTTCCAGTACGTGACCCTGATCGGCGGGCAACTGCTGGCGGTGCTGGTGGTGGTGATCCTGCAGCAGATCCTCACGGAGGAAGAATTGCGTGCCTGGGGCTGGCGCATTCCGTTCGTGATCGGCGCCATTGCGGCGGTGATTTCCCTGTTGCTGCGCCGCACCCTCAAGGAAACCACCAGCAAGGAAATGCGCGAAGACAAGGACGCCGGCAGTATCGTCGCGCTGTTCCGTGACCACGGCAAAGCCTTCATCACCGTGCTGGGCTACACCGCCGGCGGCTCGCTGATTTTCTATACGTTCACCACCTACATGCAGAAGTACCTGGTGAACACTGTCGGTATGCACGCCAAGACCGCCAGCTACATCATGACCGGCGCGCTGTTTTTGTACATGTGCATGCAGCCGCTGTTCGGCATGCTCGCCGACAAGATCGGCCGTCGTAATTCCATGCTCTGGTTCGCCGGCCTCGGCACGCTGTTCACGGTGCCGATCCTGCTCACCCTGAAAACCGTGACCAGTCCGTTCCTGGCCTTTGTCCTGATCACGCTGGCCCTGGCGATCGTCAGCTTCTATACCTCCATCAGCGGCCTGGTCAAAGCCGAAATGTTCCCGCCCCAGGTGCGTGCATTGGGCGTTGGCCTGGCGTATGCGGTAGCCAACGCGGTGTTCGGCGGTTCGGCGGAAGTGGTCGCGTTGAGCCTGAAGTCCATCGGTATGGAAAACACCTTCTACTGGTACGTCACTGCGATGATGGCGGTGGCTTTCCTGTTCAGCTTACGCCTGCCGAAACAGGCGGCGTACCTGCATCACGATCTGTAA
- a CDS encoding 3-carboxy-cis,cis-muconate cycloisomerase → MTLRTSNQLFDAYFTADSMAEVFCDQGRLQGMLDFEAALARAEAQVGLIPQAAVAPIAQACLASLYDVDALSVAIATAGNSAIPVVKALGKLIAAEDAGAERYVHLGATSQDVMDTGLVLQLRRALELIEADLARLGDVLASQAQRHAMTPLAGRTWLQHATPVTLGMKIAGWLGAVTRSRQRLVELKPRLLVLQFGGASGTLAALGEQAMAVAQALAAELQLALPEQPWHTQRDRLVEFASVLGLIAGSLGKLGRDISLLMQTEAAEVFEPSAPGKGGSSTMPHKRNPVGAAVLISAATRVPGLVATMFSAMPQEHERSLGLWHAEWETLPQICRLVSGALEQALLVSEGLEVDAERMARNLDLTQGLVLAEAVSSVLAQRLGRETAHHLLEQCCKRAVAEQRHLRAVLADQPQVTAQLSSAELDRLLDPANYLGQAHTWVSRAVTEHFALTA, encoded by the coding sequence ATGACACTGCGCACGAGCAACCAACTGTTCGACGCCTACTTCACCGCTGACAGCATGGCCGAGGTGTTCTGTGACCAGGGCCGCTTGCAGGGCATGCTGGATTTCGAGGCCGCGCTGGCCCGGGCCGAGGCCCAGGTCGGGTTGATCCCGCAGGCCGCCGTGGCGCCGATTGCCCAGGCCTGCCTGGCATCGTTGTATGACGTCGATGCGCTCAGCGTGGCCATTGCCACGGCGGGCAACTCGGCGATTCCAGTGGTCAAGGCGCTGGGCAAGCTGATTGCTGCCGAGGATGCCGGGGCCGAGCGCTATGTGCACCTGGGGGCAACCAGCCAGGATGTGATGGACACCGGCCTGGTGTTGCAACTACGCCGGGCGCTGGAGCTAATCGAAGCGGACCTGGCTCGCCTGGGCGACGTACTGGCGTCCCAGGCGCAGCGGCATGCGATGACACCTCTGGCGGGGCGCACCTGGCTGCAACACGCCACGCCCGTCACTCTGGGCATGAAGATCGCCGGCTGGCTGGGCGCGGTGACGCGCAGTCGCCAGCGCCTGGTGGAATTGAAACCGCGTTTGCTGGTGCTGCAATTCGGCGGTGCGTCGGGCACCCTGGCCGCGCTCGGCGAGCAGGCCATGGCGGTGGCGCAGGCCTTGGCCGCCGAGCTGCAGCTGGCTTTGCCCGAGCAGCCGTGGCATACGCAGCGTGATCGTCTGGTGGAGTTCGCCAGCGTGCTCGGCCTGATCGCCGGCAGCCTTGGCAAGCTGGGCCGCGACATCAGCCTGTTGATGCAAACCGAGGCGGCGGAAGTGTTCGAGCCCTCGGCGCCGGGCAAGGGCGGCTCTTCGACCATGCCGCACAAGCGCAATCCGGTCGGCGCCGCCGTGCTGATCAGCGCTGCGACCCGTGTGCCCGGTCTGGTGGCGACGATGTTCAGTGCCATGCCCCAGGAGCACGAACGCAGCCTGGGACTGTGGCATGCCGAATGGGAAACCTTGCCGCAGATCTGCCGATTGGTCTCGGGGGCACTGGAACAGGCGCTGCTGGTCAGCGAAGGGTTGGAGGTGGATGCCGAGCGCATGGCCCGTAATCTCGACCTGACCCAGGGCCTGGTACTGGCCGAAGCCGTCAGCAGCGTGCTGGCCCAACGCCTGGGTCGTGAAACCGCGCACCACCTGCTCGAGCAGTGCTGCAAACGCGCGGTCGCCGAGCAGCGGCATTTGCGTGCCGTGCTGGCGGACCAGCCGCAGGTCACTGCCCAGTTGTCGTCGGCCGAACTGGACCGTCTGCTCGACCCGGCCAACTATTTGGGCCAGGCCCATACCTGGGTCAGCCGCGCCGTGACCGAACACTTTGCATTGACCGCGTAA
- the pcaD gene encoding 3-oxoadipate enol-lactonase — protein MAFVQLAEGELHYQFDGPADAPVLVLSNSLGTDLHMWDIQIPAFTRHFRVLRLDTRGHGKSLVTEGPYRIEQLGEDVIALMDALNIQRAHFCGLSMGGLIGQWLGIHAGTRLNRLVLCNTAANIGTPEVWNPRIETVLRDGAAAMAALRDASIARWFTADFAAANPHQAEQITDMLAATSPQGYAANCAAVRDADFRQQLASIKVPTLVIAGTEDAVTPPAGGHFIQNHVKGAEYAEFYAAHLSNVQAGAAFSDRVIEFLLGR, from the coding sequence ATGGCTTTCGTACAACTCGCCGAGGGCGAACTGCATTACCAGTTCGATGGGCCTGCCGATGCACCGGTTCTGGTGCTGTCCAACTCCCTGGGCACCGACCTGCATATGTGGGACATCCAGATCCCGGCATTCACCCGGCATTTTCGCGTGCTGCGCTTGGATACCCGCGGCCATGGCAAATCTCTGGTCACCGAGGGGCCCTACCGCATCGAACAATTGGGCGAGGATGTGATCGCGCTGATGGATGCGCTGAATATTCAGCGCGCGCATTTTTGCGGGCTGTCCATGGGCGGGCTCATCGGCCAATGGTTGGGCATCCACGCCGGCACGCGGCTGAACCGCCTGGTGCTCTGCAACACCGCCGCCAACATCGGCACGCCTGAGGTGTGGAACCCGCGTATCGAAACGGTATTGCGCGATGGCGCCGCCGCGATGGCCGCGTTGCGCGATGCCTCGATTGCGCGCTGGTTCACCGCCGATTTTGCCGCGGCCAACCCGCACCAGGCCGAGCAGATCACCGACATGCTCGCGGCCACCTCGCCCCAAGGATATGCCGCCAACTGTGCGGCGGTGCGCGATGCGGATTTCCGTCAGCAATTGGCGTCGATCAAAGTGCCAACGCTGGTGATTGCCGGCACCGAAGACGCGGTGACACCGCCAGCCGGCGGACACTTTATCCAGAACCATGTAAAGGGTGCCGAATACGCCGAGTTCTATGCGGCGCATCTGTCCAATGTGCAAGCCGGCGCTGCCTTCAGCGACCGCGTGATTGAATTTCTGCTGGGCCGCTGA
- the pcaC gene encoding 4-carboxymuconolactone decarboxylase produces the protein MDEKQRYAEGLQVRREVLGDAHVERSLNALTEFNSEFQDMITRHAWGDIWTRPGLPRHTRSLITIAMLIGMNRSEELKLHLRAAASNGVTRAEIKEVLMQSAIYCGIPAANATFHLAESVWDELGIESHQP, from the coding sequence GTGGACGAGAAACAACGGTATGCCGAGGGCCTGCAAGTGCGCCGCGAAGTGCTGGGCGACGCCCATGTCGAGCGCAGCCTCAATGCCCTGACCGAATTCAACAGCGAGTTCCAGGACATGATCACCCGTCATGCCTGGGGCGATATCTGGACCCGCCCAGGTTTGCCACGGCACACCCGCAGCCTGATCACCATCGCCATGCTGATCGGCATGAACCGCAGCGAAGAGCTGAAGCTGCATTTACGGGCCGCCGCCAGCAACGGCGTGACCCGTGCCGAGATCAAGGAAGTGCTGATGCAGAGTGCGATTTACTGCGGGATACCGGCGGCGAATGCGACGTTCCATCTGGCCGAGTCGGTGTGGGATGAGTTGGGTATCGAATCGCACCAACCCTGA
- a CDS encoding polysaccharide deacetylase family protein: protein MKTFASAIAVFALALTLGGCIGSPIALTPQTEQRLQARAPIRFLLTFDDGPSASGYNNPSRSVVADLAHNPVLPGIKAVFFVQTEAARSGGSARGRKTLVREHAAGHVLAFHTATAFHTNHRWLNDAELERTLSQGAADIAAITGTPPLLVRPPFWNYDRRTFAAYQRHGMQVLLTDLSANDGKIWGFNGSPRRRANLYRQLSVVRERIALGELPTVDGVIPVVVTFHDINRYTARHMQEYLQILMDSARINGLKTATEPFYTDTATLQRAALARTVKEVNEPVHLPGVWNWLWDADSN, encoded by the coding sequence ATGAAAACCTTCGCCTCAGCAATCGCAGTGTTCGCCCTGGCCCTGACTCTGGGCGGCTGTATCGGTTCGCCCATCGCCCTGACGCCGCAGACCGAGCAACGTCTGCAAGCCCGGGCGCCGATCCGCTTCCTGCTGACCTTCGATGACGGCCCGAGTGCCTCGGGCTACAACAACCCGAGCCGTTCGGTGGTGGCCGATCTGGCTCATAACCCGGTATTGCCGGGGATCAAGGCGGTGTTCTTTGTGCAGACCGAAGCCGCCCGTTCAGGGGGCAGCGCGCGGGGCCGCAAGACCCTGGTGCGTGAGCATGCCGCCGGCCATGTGCTGGCCTTCCACACGGCGACGGCGTTTCATACCAACCATCGCTGGCTCAATGACGCCGAACTGGAACGCACCCTGAGCCAAGGCGCCGCGGACATTGCCGCCATCACCGGCACGCCGCCCCTGCTGGTACGGCCACCGTTCTGGAACTACGATCGTCGCACGTTCGCCGCCTACCAGCGCCACGGCATGCAGGTTCTGTTGACCGACCTGAGTGCCAATGACGGCAAGATCTGGGGCTTCAATGGCAGCCCACGCCGTCGCGCCAATCTCTACCGCCAGCTGTCAGTGGTGCGTGAGCGCATCGCATTGGGTGAGTTGCCGACGGTGGACGGCGTGATACCGGTGGTGGTGACCTTCCATGACATCAACCGCTACACCGCACGGCATATGCAGGAGTACCTGCAGATCCTGATGGACAGCGCCCGCATCAACGGCCTCAAGACCGCCACCGAGCCCTTCTACACCGATACCGCCACCCTGCAACGCGCAGCGCTGGCACGCACGGTCAAGGAGGTGAACGAGCCGGTGCATCTGCCAGGGGTGTGGAATTGGCTGTGGGATGCCGATTCCAACTGA